From Medicago truncatula cultivar Jemalong A17 chromosome 7, MtrunA17r5.0-ANR, whole genome shotgun sequence, a single genomic window includes:
- the LOC11439547 gene encoding ALA-interacting subunit 1, protein MSIEHSSSFVAVLDIQSKNVSRKPNYSRFSQQELHAWQPILTPGWVIAIFTFIGLVFIPIGVASLFASEQVVEVPLRYDDQCLPSLYKDDAMTYIKGNRISKTCTKKLTVKSKMKAPIYVYYQLSNFYQNHRHYVKSRDHKQLRSKADENDVGKCFPEDYTANGYLPVVPCGLAAWSLFNDTYRFSNNNKDLVINKKNIAWKSDQKAKFGSDVYPKNFQTGSLIGGARLNESIPLSEQEDLIVWMRTAALPTFRKLYGKIEVDLEANDEITVVIENNYNTYQFGGTKSVILSTTTWIGGKNDFLGIAYILIGGLSLVYSLVFLLMYLMKPRPLGDPRYLTWNKNSKCLN, encoded by the exons ATGTCTATAGAACATTCATCTAGTTTTGTTGCTGTCTTAGATATACAATCCAAGAATGTTTCCAGGAAACCAAATT ATTCTAGATTCTCCCAGCAAGAACTTCATGCATGGCAACCAATTCTAACACCTGGATGG GTCATTGCAATTTTTACATTTATAGGACTTGTATTCATTCCTATTGGGGTTGCTTCATTGTTTGCTTCGGAACaa GTGGTGGAAGTTCCGCTCAGATACGATGATCAATGTCTTCCGTCTCTTTATAAAGACGATGCAATGACATATATAAAAGGCAATAGGATCAGCAAAACATGCACCAAGAAATTGACT GTTAAGAGTAAAATGAAAGCTCCAATCTATGTATATTATCAGCTTAGTAACTTTTACCAGAATCATCGCCA TTATGTTAAAAGCAGAGATCATAAACAATTGAGGAGTAAGGCAGATGAGAATGATGTAGGCAAATGCTTTCCTGAAGACTATACTGCAAATGGTTATCTTCCGGTTGTTCCTTGTGGCCTTGCTGCTTGGAGTCTATTCAATGACACATACAGATTTTCAAACAATAATAAGGACTTGGTGattaacaaaaagaatataGCATGGAAAAGTGACCAAAAGGCCAAATTTGGGTCTGATGTTTATCCTAAAAATTTTCAGACTGGCAGTTTAATTGGGGGTGCTAGACTTAATGAGAGCATACCT TTGAGTGAACAAGAGGATCTGATTGTATGGATGAGAACAGCAGCACTGCCTACATTCAGAAAATTATACGGGAAGATTGAAGTCGACCTTGAAGCTAACGATGAAATAACGGTAGTAATAGAGAACAATTATAATACATATCAATTTGGAGGAACAAAGAGTGTGATTCTATCAACCACAACATGGATTGGTGGAAAAAATGATTTCTTGGGGATTGCATATATTCTCATTGGTGGACTTTCCTTGGTGTACTCTCTAGTTTTCCTACTTATGTATTTGATGAAGCCAAG